Proteins encoded together in one Theileria parva strain Muguga chromosome 3 map unlocalized ctg_530, whole genome shotgun sequence window:
- a CDS encoding putative integral membrane protein: MESFDGLTESKFEDDMSQLDTNKDENKPENFEISSFEGISSYDENTKVSERITGSSSSMVGGISEESLKIEPMAGDYQFDDNQGCDWSFGISPNVNTTRTHEEGSGYTLGTEDEETLKGTSDSPDLANLTPDPEKIWPDFKNSTPDEERSENESESEMKKLIVSEYSGSEISKSKPESGIEDLSSENEEKKLTISNQEDEQESYGNVEVEEESEVSSSNGSWINEDEEILDDEEISNYQDAQSLATYNDSNIENKEFNVVEVTERTSPASQIGDSNGSKTKTQPEVTVSSPAVTYHSPENEFSSPVDEDYEKTSSFNSYQYNAFDPELEIVDPKPDVLQPDADMDDDMKSAKNGPLNRNIVCYKRENSISVISSNNSCKHMDKDCKCNGKKGDKWEESEVNSSTTIEIEEGEVDTKLTRGRKAIQKFNKFFSAIKWALIRSSLILLLFFWLISMIYGSLSLSSNDWLVNTVAYKCGEISGHSYTFLGPYGLSRKDIAYLKDGAKLTLTRGLVYYNEIINKGYKDPEGDTSCPEDGDDKPKPTTSTPAHGGKKLEDDACELPADLTLTRDGDHVLSSDEEKARKIITSTNEKINIYSQCGHERKFIRKSCCFRDMCAVGNLNESDTSYFKSLYGPTVYDIHYSEFENFDKGGKTLWYTGIVSMVFLFLAIIMVSERIMTNKVELTIRLAMRNMANILWIISVFLSVTAFFLWRYFSGGSVCVDELGKSRPCQYYYATYFYIVHILSSLLGLVSYAANCIAGSRRINEIHRI; this comes from the coding sequence ATGGAATCGTTCGACGGATTAACCGAAAGTAAATTTGAAGACGATATGAGTCAATTAGACACAAACAAAGACGAAAATAAACCAGAAAATTTCGAAATATCGTCTTTCGAAGGAATCTCATCCTATGATGAGAATACCAAGGTCAGTGAGAGAATTACGGGCAGCAGTAGTTCGATGGTAGGGGGAATAAGTGAAGAATCCCTCAAAATCGAACCAATGGCGGGAGATTATCAATTTGATGATAATCAAGGCTGTGATTGGTCATTTGGCATCAGCCCGAACGTTAACACAACCAGAACCCATGAAGAAGGCAGCGGTTATACACTTGGAACTGAAGATGAGGAAACTCTTAAGGGAACCTCAGATAGTCCCGACCTGGCAAATTTAACACCAGATCCAGAAAAAATCTGGCCggattttaaaaattcgaCACCAGATGAGGAGAGATCTGAAAATGAGTCAGAATCTGAAATGAAGAAATTAATAGTTTCAGAATATTCAGGGTCGGAAATATCCAAATCAAAGCCAGAAAGTGGTATTGAGGATCTTAGTAGTGAAAATGAGGAAAAAAAGTTGACAATCTCAAATCAGGAGGATGAACAGGAAAGTTACGGAAATGTTGAAGTTGAAGAGGAGTCTGAAGTAAGCAGTTCAAATGGAAGTTGGATCAATGAAGATGAGGAAATTTTAGATGATGAGgaaatatcaaattatcaagATGCCCAATCTTTGGCAACCTATAACGACAGTAACATCGAAAACAAAGAATTCAATGTGGTTGAGGTCACAGAAAGGACCTCTCCTGCAAGTCAAATTGGTGATAGTAACGGATCAAAAACTAAAACGCAACCAGAGGTGACAGTTTCAAGCCCTGCAGTAACTTATCACAGCCCTGAAAACGAATTTTCAAGTCCAGTTGATGAAGATTACGAGAAGACTAGCTCATTCAACTCATACCAGTATAATGCATTTGATCCAGAATTGGAGATAGTTGATCCGAAACCAGATGTCCTTCAACCTGATGCTGATATGGACGATGATATGAAATCAGCTAAAAATGGCCCATTGAACAGGAATATTGTGTGTTACAAGAGAGAAAATTCAATTTCCGTCATTTCCAGTAACAACTCATGCAAGCACATGGATAAGGACTGTAAATGTAATGGTAAAAAGGGAGATAAATGGGAGGAAAGTGAGGTTAATTCCAGTACTACAATTGAGATTGAGGAGGGAGAAGTTGATACAAAGCTTACTAGAGGAAGGAAGGCAATTCAGAAGTTCAACAAGTTCTTTTCAGCCATCAAGTGGGCTCTGATCAGAAGTTCTTTGATATTGCTGCTTTTCTTCTGGCTCATATCGATGATTTATGGGTCACTTAGTCTCAGTTCCAATGACTGGTTGGTGAACACGGTTGCCTACAAATGCGGTGAAATCTCAGGCCAcagttacacattcttaGGGCCTTATGGACTCAGTAGAAAGGACATTGCATATCTGAAGGATGGAGCTAAATTAACACTCACCAGGGGTCTAGTGTACTACAATGAAATCATTAACAAGGGTTACAAAGACCCAGAAGGAGACACTTCATGCCCTGAAGATGGAGACGATAAACCAAAACCTACAACATCAACTCCAGCTCATGGTGGTAAAAAGCTTGAGGATGATGCATGTGAACTTCCAGCAGACCTAACATTGACCAGAGATGGCGATCACGTGTTATCATCAGATGAAGAGAAGGCTAGGAAGATAATAACGAGCACTAACGAGAAGATTAACATCTACAGCCAGTGCGGGCATGAAAGGAAATTCATTAGGAAGTCGTGCTGTTTCAGAGACATGTGCGCTGTAGGGAACTTAAACGAGAGTGACACGAGCTACTTCAAGTCGCTGTACGGGCCAACAGTGTACGACATCCACTACAGTGAGTTTGAGAACTTTGACAAGGGCGGAAAGACGCTTTGGTACACGGGAATCGTATCTATGGTGTTTCTGTTTCTCGCCATTATTATGGTCTCAGAAAGAATAATGACCAACAAAGTCGAACTCACAATAAGACTCGCCATGAGAAACATGGCCAACATCCTGTGGATAATCAGCGTCTTCCTCTCCGTCACCGCCTTCTTCCTCTGGCGGTATTTCTCTGGTGGCTCAGTCTGCGTCGATGAACTCGGAAAATCTAGGCCCTGCCAATACTACTATGCAACCTACTTTTACATTGTACACATCCTGTCAAGCTTACTAGGACTGGTTTCATACGCTGCTAATTGCATCGCTGGCTCACGCAGAATCAACGAAATCCACCGAATCTAA